The proteins below come from a single uncultured Dethiosulfovibrio sp. genomic window:
- the flhF gene encoding flagellar biosynthesis protein FlhF has protein sequence MRVIQKITFEAKDDAEAIRIASDRLGRDAVVLSTRPVSKGGFMGLFGKPALVVTAGLLEEDTLPREEKPLGDDLAQRVRAFQQLLEAKTSVDQAPPKSPPAVDSIDDDRLEIGGRLVASGTPVQARQVAQAYGESTPKKDSERDLAHDVERIQKTLAMVLDRLDGVNSVAADTGEIKPSSSVATGYSDLDNRSDPFREMMIRSDMTEPFVEKVIDEYDGPWEESSFFRWLASRIRTPYGDNLEALGGPRAMFIGPTGVGKTTTIAKLAAISSLWEDRKVALATSDTYRIAAVEQLRTYAKILGVPVEVIFEPKDLIKMVKRPDSDLILLDTAGRSQRDKRRLDEVRELYDAFKPQCVHLVISASSKFRDMLDVIDRMGDIPVSNLVFTKIDETLTLGPVLEIALNFDIPISFFTFGQNVPNDIEVASADKLVRMALGGEDLG, from the coding sequence GATCGTCTTGGAAGAGATGCGGTTGTGCTGTCTACCCGTCCGGTGAGCAAAGGGGGCTTTATGGGGCTTTTCGGCAAGCCCGCCCTTGTTGTCACTGCCGGTCTTCTGGAGGAGGACACCCTCCCTAGAGAGGAGAAGCCCCTAGGGGACGATCTGGCCCAGAGGGTAAGGGCCTTTCAGCAGCTCCTGGAGGCGAAGACCTCGGTGGATCAAGCTCCCCCAAAAAGTCCTCCTGCTGTGGATTCAATTGACGATGATCGTCTTGAAATCGGAGGTCGGTTGGTGGCCTCTGGAACACCGGTACAGGCTCGCCAGGTGGCTCAGGCCTATGGAGAATCCACCCCCAAGAAAGACTCCGAGAGGGACCTAGCTCATGATGTGGAGAGGATACAGAAAACCCTCGCCATGGTCCTTGATAGGCTCGACGGTGTGAACTCGGTAGCGGCGGACACTGGGGAGATAAAACCCTCCAGCTCCGTGGCTACAGGGTATTCAGATTTAGATAACCGATCCGACCCCTTTCGGGAGATGATGATCCGTTCCGACATGACCGAGCCTTTCGTGGAAAAGGTAATAGATGAATACGACGGGCCTTGGGAGGAGAGTTCCTTTTTTCGGTGGCTAGCCTCTCGTATAAGGACCCCTTACGGCGATAATCTCGAAGCGCTTGGAGGGCCTAGGGCGATGTTTATAGGTCCGACAGGGGTAGGGAAGACCACCACTATAGCGAAGCTGGCGGCTATCAGCTCTCTTTGGGAGGACCGTAAGGTCGCTTTAGCTACGTCTGACACCTATCGAATCGCCGCAGTAGAGCAGCTTAGGACCTACGCAAAGATCCTTGGGGTTCCTGTAGAGGTCATATTTGAGCCTAAAGACCTGATCAAGATGGTGAAACGGCCCGACTCGGACCTGATTCTCCTGGATACCGCCGGAAGAAGCCAGAGGGATAAGAGACGACTCGACGAGGTCAGGGAGCTGTACGATGCCTTTAAGCCTCAATGTGTACATCTGGTGATATCCGCTAGCTCTAAGTTCAGGGATATGCTGGACGTTATAGATCGTATGGGGGACATCCCCGTATCAAACTTGGTATTTACAAAAATAGACGAAACCCTTACCCTTGGACCAGTGTTGGAGATAGCTCTCAACTTCGATATCCCTATATCCTTTTTCACCTTTGGGCAAAACGTGCCTAACGATATAGAGGTAGCGTCGGCGGATAAGCTTGTTCGCATGGCCCTAGGCGGTGAGGATCTTGGCTGA